A single window of Selenihalanaerobacter shriftii DNA harbors:
- a CDS encoding methionine ABC transporter permease — translation MSLLEQLASNLDLLWGGLQETLYMVIVSMTIASIFGMPLGVSVVVTEPDNILENKKINFVLGSIINIARSIPFIILMVAIIPFTRLVVGTSIGTTAAIVPLAVAAIPFIGRIVENALKEVDSGVIEAAESMGATPWEIISKVLIPEALPSLILGLTLAVISLIGYSAIVGAIGGGGLGDIAVRYGYQRFQGDIMLQTVVILVVLVQLIQSTGNLLAGRLDKSA, via the coding sequence ATGAGTCTGTTAGAGCAATTAGCTAGTAATTTAGATTTGTTGTGGGGAGGGTTGCAGGAAACATTATATATGGTTATAGTTTCTATGACTATTGCCAGTATTTTTGGAATGCCTCTAGGGGTTAGTGTAGTTGTTACAGAACCAGATAATATTTTAGAGAATAAGAAAATTAATTTTGTTTTAGGTTCAATTATAAATATTGCCCGTTCGATTCCATTTATTATTTTAATGGTAGCTATTATTCCTTTTACTAGACTCGTAGTAGGAACTTCTATCGGAACTACCGCCGCTATTGTACCTTTAGCAGTAGCAGCTATACCGTTTATAGGGCGAATTGTGGAAAATGCTTTAAAAGAAGTCGATTCAGGAGTAATAGAGGCTGCAGAATCTATGGGAGCTACTCCTTGGGAGATTATTAGTAAGGTTTTAATCCCAGAAGCTTTACCTTCATTAATTTTAGGCTTAACTTTGGCGGTTATTAGTTTAATCGGTTACTCAGCAATTGTAGGAGCAATTGGTGGTGGTGGATTAGGAGATATAGCCGTTAGATATGGTTACCAGCGTTTTCAAGGAGATATTATGTTACAGACAGTAGTTATCTTAGTTGTTTTAGTCCAGTTAATTCAATCAACTGGAAACTTATTAGCAGGAAGGTTAGATAAGTCAGCTTAA
- the cysK gene encoding cysteine synthase A produces the protein MKKVEDITELIGDTPIVKLNRIVPENSADIYVKLESFNPGGSIKDRIGLSMIESAEASGKLNSGGTIVEPTSGNTGIGLALAGNAKGYNVILTMPESMSQERRNLLSAYGAKLVLTPGSEGMPGAIRKAEELVAEHDEYFMPQQFNNSANPEIHRNNTAQEILEAMDRDIDAFVAGVGTGGTITGVGEVLKEELEDIKVYAVEPKTSAVIAGEDPGPHGIQGIGAGFIPDVLNTNLIDDAMKITDEEAKKTARSLAQKEGVLAGISSGAAVAAALKVADELDSKQKVVVIAPDTGERYLSTDLF, from the coding sequence ATGAAAAAAGTAGAAGATATAACAGAATTAATAGGTGATACTCCGATAGTAAAGTTGAATAGAATTGTACCGGAAAATAGTGCTGATATTTATGTAAAATTAGAATCTTTTAACCCAGGAGGAAGTATTAAAGATAGAATAGGTTTAAGTATGATTGAATCTGCAGAAGCATCTGGCAAATTAAATTCTGGCGGGACTATTGTGGAACCGACTAGCGGTAATACAGGTATAGGGCTTGCTTTGGCTGGAAATGCAAAAGGATATAATGTTATTTTAACTATGCCTGAGTCAATGAGTCAAGAACGCAGAAACTTACTTAGTGCTTATGGAGCTAAATTGGTGTTAACTCCTGGGTCTGAAGGAATGCCTGGAGCTATTCGAAAAGCAGAAGAATTAGTAGCAGAACATGATGAATACTTTATGCCACAACAATTTAATAATTCTGCTAATCCTGAAATTCATCGTAATAATACTGCTCAAGAAATTTTGGAAGCTATGGATAGAGATATTGATGCATTTGTAGCTGGAGTAGGTACTGGAGGAACAATAACAGGAGTAGGAGAAGTATTAAAAGAAGAATTAGAAGATATTAAAGTTTATGCAGTAGAACCTAAGACATCTGCAGTTATTGCTGGTGAAGACCCTGGTCCTCATGGAATTCAAGGGATTGGTGCTGGATTTATTCCAGATGTGTTAAATACTAATCTTATAGATGATGCTATGAAGATAACTGATGAGGAAGCAAAGAAGACAGCTCGAAGTTTAGCCCAAAAGGAAGGGGTTTTAGCCGGTATTTCTTCTGGAGCAGCTGTGGCTGCAGCTTTAAAAGTAGCAGATGAATTGGATAGTAAGCAGAAGGTAGTAGTTATTGCTCCAGATACAGGTGAAAGATATTTAAGCACTGATCTTTTTTAA
- a CDS encoding MetQ/NlpA family ABC transporter substrate-binding protein has protein sequence MFRNKKFLISIVLLVVVGLAAGCGGNQGAQKEVGAEKTTLTVGATPVPHTEILEKIKPILAKEGIELEIKEFTDYVTPNIALADGSIDANFFQHVPYLNDFKEERDLDLTYIAKVHIEPMGLYSKKISSLDEIEDGATIALPNDVTNEGRSLLLLAEHGLIKLDKDAGLKATPVDIVENPKNLKFEEIAAAQLPRVLPDVTAAVINTNYALEADLVPTKDAIIMEGSESPYANVLAVKMEDKDNEALNKLADALTSKPVKKFIQEKYKGSIVATF, from the coding sequence ATGTTTAGGAATAAGAAATTTTTAATTTCAATTGTATTATTAGTTGTAGTTGGTTTGGCAGCAGGTTGTGGTGGTAATCAAGGTGCGCAAAAAGAAGTAGGAGCAGAGAAGACAACATTAACTGTGGGAGCAACTCCAGTACCTCATACTGAAATATTAGAAAAAATTAAACCAATATTAGCTAAGGAAGGTATTGAATTAGAAATAAAAGAATTTACTGATTATGTAACACCTAATATTGCTTTAGCTGACGGTAGTATAGATGCTAATTTCTTTCAACATGTACCTTATCTAAATGATTTTAAAGAAGAAAGAGATTTAGATCTTACTTATATAGCTAAGGTTCATATTGAACCAATGGGACTTTATTCAAAAAAGATTAGTTCTTTAGATGAGATTGAAGATGGAGCAACTATTGCTTTACCTAATGATGTTACTAATGAAGGTCGTTCGTTACTCTTATTAGCTGAACATGGCTTAATAAAGTTAGATAAGGATGCTGGTTTAAAGGCAACTCCAGTGGATATTGTGGAAAATCCTAAGAACTTAAAGTTTGAAGAAATAGCAGCTGCTCAATTGCCACGAGTATTACCTGATGTAACAGCAGCTGTAATCAATACTAACTACGCTTTAGAAGCTGATTTAGTACCTACTAAAGATGCAATTATTATGGAGGGTAGTGAGTCACCATATGCTAATGTATTAGCAGTTAAAATGGAAGATAAAGATAATGAAGCACTAAATAAATTGGCTGATGCCTTAACTTCTAAACCAGTTAAGAAGTTCATTCAAGAGAAATATAAAGGATCTATTGTTGCAACTTTTTAG
- the moaC gene encoding cyclic pyranopterin monophosphate synthase MoaC produces MGKEKAEFTHFNESGRARMVDVSNKVSTERKAVAEGKVYTSSTTINRIQQAKIKKGDVLGVAQIAGIMNAKKTSEIIPMCHPLNITGVDLDFEVNEDNNYIRIIAEVKINSQTGVEMEALTAVSTAALTIYDMCKSVDKAMEIQEIRLLKKSGGQSGDFVREIEK; encoded by the coding sequence ATGGGTAAAGAAAAAGCAGAGTTTACTCATTTTAATGAATCTGGTAGAGCCAGAATGGTAGATGTAAGTAATAAGGTATCAACAGAGAGAAAAGCTGTTGCTGAAGGGAAAGTCTATACATCTTCGACAACTATTAATAGAATTCAACAAGCAAAGATTAAAAAGGGTGATGTGTTAGGAGTAGCTCAGATTGCTGGGATTATGAATGCTAAAAAAACCAGTGAGATTATTCCTATGTGTCATCCTTTAAATATAACTGGAGTTGATTTGGATTTTGAGGTTAATGAAGACAATAATTATATTCGAATCATAGCTGAGGTTAAAATTAACTCTCAAACAGGAGTAGAAATGGAGGCTTTAACGGCAGTTTCTACAGCAGCTTTAACTATTTATGATATGTGTAAGTCAGTAGATAAAGCTATGGAAATCCAAGAGATTCGATTACTTAAAAAATCTGGTGGACAAAGTGGTGACTTTGTAAGAGAGATTGAAAAATAA
- the cysD gene encoding sulfate adenylyltransferase subunit CysD yields MDHLDKLETKSIHILREAYSEFKNLCMLWSIGKDSTVLLWLARKAFFGHVPIPLVHIDTNYKIPEMIEHRDRLARKWELDMIYGQNEKALMKKQTFPDDNTTRLDCCRKLKTAGLKNTLNGKWTRYRMNHNTGQYESDENKEPYTGVIVGVRADEEGTRSKERYFSPRDQNNDWDIGDQPPEFWKQYKTDFAPETHVRIHPLLDWTELDIWEYIKRERIPVVSLYFDQGDGTRYRSLGCYPCTKPVKSTASTVDEIVKELKFGKFANIAERAGREQDKEDGGGLEELRKEGYM; encoded by the coding sequence GTGGATCATTTAGATAAGTTAGAAACTAAAAGTATTCATATTCTACGAGAGGCATACAGTGAATTTAAAAATTTATGTATGTTATGGTCTATTGGTAAGGATAGTACGGTTTTATTGTGGCTAGCTAGAAAAGCGTTCTTTGGTCATGTACCTATTCCATTGGTACATATAGACACTAATTATAAAATACCAGAAATGATTGAACATAGGGATCGATTAGCTAGAAAATGGGAGTTGGATATGATTTATGGTCAAAATGAAAAGGCATTAATGAAGAAGCAGACTTTTCCTGATGATAATACTACTAGATTAGATTGTTGCAGAAAATTGAAGACAGCAGGTTTGAAAAATACTTTAAATGGTAAATGGACTAGATATAGGATGAATCACAATACAGGGCAGTATGAAAGTGATGAGAACAAAGAACCTTATACTGGGGTAATCGTTGGAGTAAGAGCTGATGAGGAAGGTACTCGTTCTAAAGAAAGATACTTTTCACCGAGAGATCAAAATAATGATTGGGATATCGGTGATCAACCTCCTGAATTTTGGAAGCAATATAAAACAGATTTTGCTCCAGAAACTCATGTCAGAATCCATCCATTATTAGATTGGACGGAATTAGATATTTGGGAGTATATTAAACGGGAGAGAATACCTGTAGTTTCATTGTACTTTGATCAAGGAGATGGAACGAGATATAGGTCTTTAGGTTGCTATCCTTGTACTAAACCTGTTAAATCTACAGCTAGTACAGTAGATGAGATAGTTAAAGAATTAAAGTTTGGTAAATTTGCTAATATAGCAGAAAGAGCAGGTAGAGAACAGGACAAAGAGGATGGCGGAGGATTAGAAGAACTTCGTAAAGAGGGATATATGTAA
- a CDS encoding TIGR00341 family protein has product MQIVQATFQSEEGKEAVKLLNNLGIDIEDYKLISSETGDLLIISLLYGNADTVLDNLTEKFNFDENEDRSMIIFTPDTVIPRNKAKEKESSFKANRESLVTYAQNNSTVNDHFIFLAIMAAIIASLGLILNNIPVIVGSMIIAPVFGPIVAISMGIVLGNFKLIVKGIISESTVLLIAVVVGLIMGSIVPNVAINSALKGRMFPTVADLLVALAAGSAGAYSLISGVRAQIVGVVIAAALIPVMCTMGIGISLGNLTMVGGATLLLVGNYLALILAIMGIFYFKGLKPQIWYEFKAQKLIKKSLIIIIVVTIILSLPLSWMTYQRMIKEQPEDIVRKVYRESFGDELETNLLEIGVQGKTVELFIYTPKGTDEYFFRLIEKRVKKRLGSDYRVIFEVIPTKRFQLPLDSL; this is encoded by the coding sequence ATGCAAATAGTTCAGGCCACCTTCCAGTCAGAAGAAGGAAAAGAAGCAGTCAAACTATTAAATAATTTAGGTATAGATATTGAAGATTACAAATTAATTTCGTCGGAAACTGGTGATTTACTAATCATAAGTTTGTTATATGGGAATGCTGATACAGTCTTAGATAATCTTACTGAAAAATTTAACTTTGATGAAAATGAGGATAGAAGTATGATTATCTTCACACCAGATACAGTAATTCCTAGAAATAAAGCAAAAGAAAAAGAGTCTTCTTTTAAGGCTAATCGAGAATCTTTAGTGACATATGCTCAAAACAATTCAACAGTAAATGATCATTTTATTTTTTTAGCAATAATGGCAGCAATAATAGCTTCATTAGGTTTGATTTTAAATAATATCCCTGTCATTGTAGGTTCGATGATTATTGCGCCAGTCTTTGGACCGATTGTGGCTATTTCTATGGGGATTGTATTAGGTAATTTTAAATTAATAGTTAAAGGAATAATATCGGAATCAACGGTACTCTTAATAGCAGTAGTGGTCGGACTTATAATGGGAAGTATAGTACCTAATGTAGCTATTAACTCGGCATTAAAAGGCAGAATGTTTCCAACAGTAGCTGATCTCTTGGTTGCTTTAGCAGCAGGTAGTGCAGGTGCTTACTCCTTAATTTCAGGAGTTAGGGCTCAGATTGTTGGGGTGGTAATTGCAGCAGCTTTAATTCCAGTAATGTGTACTATGGGAATTGGGATTTCGCTAGGGAATTTGACCATGGTAGGAGGTGCTACTTTACTTTTAGTTGGTAATTATTTAGCTTTAATTCTTGCTATCATGGGGATTTTTTATTTTAAAGGGTTGAAACCACAGATATGGTATGAATTTAAAGCCCAAAAATTAATTAAAAAGAGCTTAATAATAATTATAGTGGTAACTATTATTTTAAGCTTGCCGCTATCTTGGATGACTTATCAACGTATGATTAAGGAACAACCTGAAGATATTGTACGCAAAGTATATAGAGAAAGCTTTGGTGATGAATTAGAAACGAATTTGTTAGAAATAGGAGTTCAGGGTAAGACAGTAGAGTTATTTATTTATACCCCTAAAGGGACAGATGAGTACTTTTTTAGATTAATAGAGAAGAGGGTTAAGAAGAGGTTAGGTTCAGATTATAGAGTCATTTTTGAAGTTATTCCAACTAAACGATTTCAACTTCCTTTAGACTCTTTATAA
- a CDS encoding HesA/MoeB/ThiF family protein: MSNYDLSSEELQRYDRHIILDEIGQEGQQKLKESSVLIVGAGGLGSPVAYYLAAVGIGCIGIIDFDEIELSNLQRQILHSTSNIGSFKVDSAEKSLKALNPNLDIITYQASLKTDNVEDLVMRYDIVINCVDNFASRYLINDACVSNNIPLIEAGVLGFEGQVMVIIPGKGPCYRCIFPESSKQGRISADKEIGVLGAVAGTIGTLQATEAIKYLLGIGELLFSKLLIYDALHASFRKVELKANPRCPICGDDSSITELNN, from the coding sequence ATGTCTAACTATGATCTTAGTAGTGAGGAATTACAGAGATATGATAGACATATTATCTTAGATGAAATAGGTCAGGAAGGTCAACAGAAATTAAAAGAATCAAGTGTTTTAATAGTAGGGGCTGGAGGTTTAGGTTCACCAGTAGCTTACTATTTGGCTGCTGTTGGGATAGGGTGTATTGGAATTATTGATTTTGATGAGATAGAGCTTAGTAATTTACAAAGACAAATTCTACATAGCACTAGTAATATAGGTAGTTTTAAAGTTGATTCAGCTGAGAAGAGTTTAAAAGCTTTAAATCCCAATTTAGATATTATTACTTATCAGGCTTCTTTAAAGACAGATAATGTAGAAGATTTAGTTATGAGATATGATATTGTGATTAATTGTGTTGATAATTTTGCAAGTAGATATTTAATAAATGATGCGTGTGTATCGAATAATATTCCATTAATAGAGGCAGGAGTTTTGGGGTTTGAAGGACAAGTTATGGTGATTATTCCTGGGAAGGGGCCATGTTATCGTTGTATTTTCCCTGAATCTTCTAAACAAGGTAGGATTTCTGCGGATAAGGAGATAGGGGTATTGGGAGCAGTTGCTGGTACTATTGGTACTTTACAAGCTACAGAGGCTATAAAATACTTGTTGGGTATTGGTGAGCTTCTGTTCAGTAAATTATTAATATATGATGCTCTACATGCTTCGTTTAGAAAAGTAGAACTTAAAGCTAATCCGAGATGTCCTATTTGTGGTGATGATTCTAGTATTACTGAATTAAATAATTAA
- a CDS encoding methionine ABC transporter ATP-binding protein gives MIKIKGLSKVYSSEEGQVVALKNVNFEIKSGDIFGIIGPSGAGKSSFIRCLNLLEEPTEGQVIVNGQDLTKLNTKELRQARKKIGMIFQGFNLLQSRTVADNVAFPLELAGVSKSDIKNKVNELLDLVGLADKANNYPAQLSGGQQQRVGVARALANEPKLLLCDEATSSLDPETTDSILDLLKDINEKLGITIVLITHEMEVIKQICDRVAVLEKGYIIEEGETIQVFTDPKHETTKRFVQSVINADIPEEFYQRSSVLESKSGKLIKVSFVGEVVKEPTFSTIIKEFDIDANILYGNIDKIQETSFGILLIELTGNNFQIKQAVNYLHEEGLQVEVVRSDESVRAIS, from the coding sequence ATGATTAAGATTAAAGGTTTGAGTAAAGTATATAGTAGTGAAGAAGGGCAAGTAGTTGCATTAAAGAATGTTAATTTTGAAATTAAGTCAGGAGATATTTTTGGAATTATCGGTCCTAGTGGAGCTGGGAAAAGCAGTTTCATTAGATGCTTGAATTTATTAGAAGAACCTACAGAAGGTCAAGTGATTGTAAATGGTCAAGATTTAACAAAATTAAATACTAAAGAATTGCGACAAGCTAGGAAAAAGATTGGTATGATATTTCAAGGTTTTAATCTTTTGCAGAGTAGGACAGTTGCAGATAATGTGGCTTTTCCATTAGAATTAGCAGGTGTTAGTAAGTCAGATATTAAAAATAAAGTTAATGAATTATTAGATTTAGTAGGGTTAGCTGATAAAGCTAATAATTATCCTGCACAGTTAAGTGGAGGTCAACAACAGAGAGTGGGAGTAGCTAGGGCTTTAGCCAACGAACCTAAATTATTATTATGTGATGAGGCAACTTCATCATTAGATCCTGAGACTACAGATTCTATTTTAGATTTATTAAAAGATATTAATGAAAAGTTAGGAATTACTATTGTATTAATCACTCATGAAATGGAAGTTATAAAGCAGATTTGTGATAGGGTTGCAGTTTTAGAAAAAGGTTATATTATTGAAGAGGGGGAGACTATTCAAGTCTTCACTGATCCTAAGCATGAAACTACAAAACGATTTGTGCAGAGTGTAATTAATGCTGATATTCCTGAAGAGTTTTATCAAAGAAGTAGTGTGTTAGAATCAAAATCAGGTAAGCTAATCAAAGTTTCTTTTGTTGGTGAGGTAGTAAAAGAGCCTACTTTTTCTACAATTATTAAAGAATTTGACATAGATGCTAATATTCTATATGGAAATATTGATAAAATTCAAGAGACTTCTTTTGGCATTCTCTTAATCGAATTAACAGGAAATAATTTTCAAATAAAGCAAGCGGTTAATTATTTACATGAAGAAGGTTTACAAGTGGAGGTGGTTAGAAGTGATGAGTCTGTTAGAGCAATTAGCTAG
- the cysC gene encoding adenylyl-sulfate kinase, protein MAKVLERQKEDLSIVIAGHVDHGKSTIIGRLLADTDSLPEGKLQQVKETCRRNSKPFEYAFLLDALKDEQSQGITIDSARCFFETDKRRYIIIDAPGHIEFLKNMVTGAARAEASLLVIDADEGVRENSRRHGYMLSMLGIKQVAVLINKMDLVGYNQQIFQEIVEEYTEFLHQINIKPISFIPVSGMRGDNIANLSKRTKWYQGETILEVLDSFNGEKLPGDKPFRMPIQDIYKFTKGGDDRRIIAGTIESGQIKIGDEIVFYPSGKRGKVKSIEAFNEDPKESVSVGYATGFTLEEQIYITRGEVATLAGQSRPQATSRIKVNLFWLGKNSMKKQKDYYLKLGTTKVKAKIEKVVRVIDASKLSQNEDKNEIERHDVAECILKLEKAIAFDLINEIAETSRFVIIDNYEIAGGGIIQNALEDEENWVSENNIIWHEGEVTYEDRCRNIGQQGLVVWFTGLSGSGKSTIAVEVEKELIKQGKVLYRLDGDNIRYGLNSDLGFIKEDRDENIRRITEVATLFKDAGLITLASFISPFKSMRDFAKKKIGEENFIEIYVKANIEVCVKRDPKGLYEKAKQGEIENFTGISSPYEEPEDPDVVIDTEELTVAESVEKVLKLVDSLQITVDSETQKRHPN, encoded by the coding sequence ATGGCTAAAGTGTTAGAAAGGCAAAAGGAAGATTTAAGCATAGTGATTGCTGGTCATGTAGATCATGGGAAGAGTACAATTATTGGCAGATTATTAGCCGACACTGATTCATTACCAGAAGGTAAATTACAGCAAGTAAAGGAGACTTGTCGACGTAATTCTAAGCCATTTGAGTATGCATTTTTGTTAGATGCTTTAAAAGATGAACAGTCTCAAGGAATTACTATAGATTCAGCTAGGTGTTTTTTTGAGACTGATAAGCGGAGATATATTATTATTGATGCTCCTGGACATATTGAATTTCTGAAAAACATGGTTACAGGAGCTGCTAGAGCTGAAGCCTCTTTATTAGTCATAGATGCCGATGAAGGTGTTAGGGAGAATTCAAGACGACATGGATATATGTTATCTATGTTAGGAATTAAACAGGTTGCTGTTTTAATTAATAAGATGGATTTGGTTGGCTATAATCAACAAATATTTCAAGAAATAGTAGAAGAATATACTGAATTTTTACATCAGATAAATATAAAACCGATTTCTTTTATTCCTGTTAGTGGTATGAGAGGAGACAATATAGCAAATTTATCTAAGAGAACAAAGTGGTATCAAGGAGAGACGATATTAGAAGTTTTAGATAGCTTTAATGGCGAGAAACTTCCAGGAGATAAACCATTTAGAATGCCTATACAAGATATTTATAAATTTACCAAAGGTGGAGATGATCGACGAATTATAGCTGGAACAATAGAGTCTGGACAGATAAAGATTGGAGATGAAATTGTATTTTATCCCTCAGGGAAGAGAGGTAAAGTGAAATCAATTGAAGCATTTAATGAAGATCCTAAGGAAAGTGTTAGTGTAGGATATGCCACGGGATTTACTTTAGAAGAACAGATATATATTACAAGAGGGGAGGTAGCTACTTTAGCTGGCCAATCTAGACCTCAAGCTACTTCTAGAATTAAAGTAAATCTCTTCTGGTTAGGCAAGAACTCAATGAAAAAACAGAAAGATTATTATTTGAAATTAGGAACCACTAAAGTAAAGGCTAAAATAGAAAAAGTAGTAAGAGTGATTGATGCTTCTAAGCTAAGTCAAAATGAAGATAAGAATGAAATAGAAAGACATGATGTGGCTGAATGCATATTAAAATTAGAGAAAGCAATAGCTTTTGATTTAATCAATGAGATAGCTGAAACCAGTAGGTTTGTTATAATAGATAATTATGAAATAGCCGGTGGAGGAATAATTCAAAATGCTTTAGAAGATGAAGAAAACTGGGTATCAGAAAATAATATAATTTGGCATGAAGGTGAAGTGACATATGAAGATAGGTGTAGGAACATTGGACAGCAGGGGTTAGTAGTTTGGTTTACGGGGCTTTCTGGGTCAGGTAAATCGACTATCGCTGTAGAAGTAGAAAAGGAATTAATTAAACAAGGTAAAGTGCTTTATAGATTAGACGGTGATAATATTAGATATGGATTAAACTCTGATCTTGGATTTATTAAAGAAGATAGAGATGAGAATATTCGCAGGATAACTGAAGTAGCAACTTTATTTAAAGATGCTGGTTTAATTACATTGGCTTCTTTTATCTCGCCATTTAAAAGTATGCGAGACTTTGCTAAGAAGAAGATAGGAGAAGAGAATTTTATAGAGATATATGTTAAAGCTAATATAGAAGTTTGTGTTAAAAGAGATCCGAAAGGGTTGTATGAGAAAGCTAAGCAAGGTGAGATAGAGAATTTTACTGGGATTTCTTCACCGTACGAAGAACCAGAGGATCCAGATGTAGTGATAGATACAGAAGAGTTAACAGTAGCAGAATCAGTAGAAAAGGTTTTAAAATTAGTTGACAGTTTACAGATAACAGTTGACAGTGAAACCCAGAAAAGACATCCGAATTAA
- a CDS encoding MogA/MoaB family molybdenum cofactor biosynthesis protein, giving the protein MIKVGVITASDKGSKGEREDKSGQVIQDMVAEIDGKVVSYQIVPDEKELLKCKMLEMMTQEGVELLLTTGGTGLGPRDVTPDATLELIDKEVPGIAEAMRMESLKVTNRAMLSRAIAGIADKTLIINLPGSPKAVNECLEVVLSALPHAIDLIRDEVEDCAR; this is encoded by the coding sequence ATGATTAAGGTAGGAGTAATTACTGCTAGTGATAAAGGTTCTAAAGGAGAAAGAGAAGATAAAAGTGGTCAGGTGATTCAAGATATGGTAGCAGAGATAGATGGTAAAGTAGTTAGTTATCAAATTGTACCTGATGAAAAAGAGTTATTAAAATGCAAGATGTTAGAAATGATGACTCAAGAAGGTGTTGAACTACTCTTGACTACTGGTGGCACAGGACTTGGACCTAGGGATGTAACTCCAGATGCTACATTGGAGTTAATTGATAAAGAGGTACCTGGTATAGCTGAGGCAATGCGGATGGAAAGTTTAAAAGTTACAAACAGAGCGATGTTATCTAGGGCTATAGCTGGAATAGCTGATAAAACTTTAATTATTAATCTTCCAGGTAGTCCCAAAGCTGTTAATGAATGTTTAGAGGTTGTCTTATCAGCTTTACCCCATGCTATTGATTTAATTCGAGATGAGGTAGAAGATTGTGCGCGATAA
- a CDS encoding MOSC domain-containing protein produces MMAKVFAISISENKGEQKNNVDSAILKEEHGIVGDAHAGDWHRQVSLLAQESIDKMLEKGLDVSAGDFAENITTKGIDLLALKLGSQIRIGDRVVLEITQHGKECHDRCAIYHQAGDCVMPKEGIFAKVIKGGKIEPGDSIEVIQND; encoded by the coding sequence ATGATGGCAAAAGTTTTTGCGATTTCTATTAGTGAAAATAAAGGTGAACAGAAAAATAATGTAGATTCAGCTATTTTAAAAGAGGAACACGGAATAGTAGGAGATGCTCATGCTGGAGATTGGCATCGCCAAGTTAGTCTTTTAGCTCAAGAAAGTATAGACAAGATGCTTGAAAAAGGGTTAGATGTTAGTGCTGGAGATTTTGCAGAGAATATTACCACTAAAGGAATAGATTTATTGGCACTGAAACTGGGTAGTCAGATAAGAATAGGTGATAGAGTAGTTTTAGAGATTACTCAACACGGTAAGGAGTGTCATGATCGTTGTGCTATTTATCATCAGGCTGGGGACTGTGTAATGCCTAAAGAAGGAATTTTTGCGAAGGTAATTAAAGGTGGTAAAATAGAGCCTGGTGACTCAATTGAGGTGATACAAAATGATTAA
- a CDS encoding YerC/YecD family TrpR-related protein yields the protein MNSHLKDEFTDQLFTAILALDTIEEAYKFFEDIFTVNEIKALGQRLEVAKMLNQGATYDKIADMTGASTATISRVKRCLNYGPGGYKLILDRLDKTE from the coding sequence GTGAATTCACATTTAAAGGATGAATTTACTGATCAGCTATTTACAGCCATTTTAGCTTTAGACACAATAGAAGAGGCTTATAAATTCTTCGAAGATATATTTACAGTTAATGAGATTAAAGCATTAGGACAGAGATTAGAAGTAGCTAAAATGTTAAATCAAGGTGCTACTTATGATAAAATTGCTGACATGACAGGAGCTAGTACGGCTACTATAAGTAGAGTAAAGAGATGTTTGAATTATGGCCCAGGAGGTTATAAATTGATTTTAGATAGGCTAGATAAAACTGAGTAG